The following are encoded in a window of Oncorhynchus keta strain PuntledgeMale-10-30-2019 chromosome 10, Oket_V2, whole genome shotgun sequence genomic DNA:
- the LOC127932621 gene encoding uncharacterized protein LOC127932621 isoform X6: MPSWRCSLRPCSWRDALLEVFTPTLFLERCPPGGVHSDPVPGEMPSWRCSLRPCSWRDALLEVYTPTLFLERCPPGGVHSDPVPGEMPSWRCTLRPCSWRDALLEVYTPTLFLERCPPGGVHSDPVPGEMPSWRCTLRPCSWRDGGVHSDPVPGEMEVFTPTLFLERWRCSLRPCSWRDGGVHSDPVPGEMEVFTPTLFLERWRCSLRPCSWRDGGVHSDPVPGEMEVFTPTLFLERWRCSLRPCSWRDGGVHSDPVPGEMEVFTPTLFLERWRCSLRPCSWRDGGVHSDPVPGEMEVFTPTLFLERWRCSLRPCSWRDGGVHSDPVPGEMEVFTPTLFLERWRCSLRPCSWRDGGVHSDPVPGEMEVFTPTLFLERWRCSLRPCSWRDGGVHSDPVPGEMEVFTPTLFLERYPPGGVHSDPVPGEIPSWRCSLRPCSWRDGGVHSDPVPGEIPSWRCSLRP, encoded by the exons atgccctcctggaggtgttcactccgaccctgttcctggagagatgccctcctggaggtgttcactccgaccctgttcctggagagatgccctcctggaggtgttcactccgaccctgttcctggagagatgccctcctggaggtgttcactccgaccctgttcctggagagatgcccTCCTGGAGGTGTacactccgaccctgttcctggagagatgcccTCCTGGAG GTGTacactccgaccctgttcctggagagatgcccTCCTGGAG GTGTacactccgaccctgttcctggagagatgcccTCCTGGAGGTGTacactccgaccctgttcctggagagatgcccTCCTGGAG GTGTacactccgaccctgttcctggagagatgcccTCCTGGAGGTGTacactccgaccctgttcctggagagatggaggtgttcactccgaccctgttcctggagagatggaggtgttcactccgaccctgttcctggagagatggaggtgttcactccgaccctgttcctggagagatggaggtgttcactccgaccctgttcctggagagatggag gtgttcactccgaccctgttcctggagagatggaggtgttcactccgaccctgttcctggagagatggaggtgttcactccgaccctgttcctggagagatggag gtgttcactccgaccctgttcctggagagatggaggtgttcactccgaccctgttcctggagagatggaggtgttcactccgaccctgttcctggagagatggag gtgttcactccgaccctgttcctggagagatggaggtgttcactccgaccctgttcctggagagatggaggtgttcactccgaccctgttcctggagagatggaggtgttcactccgaccctgttcctggagagatggaggtgttcactccgaccctgttcctggagagatggag GTgttcactccgaccctgttcctggagagatggaggtgttcactccgaccctgttcctggagagatggaggtgttcactccgaccctgttcctggagagatggag gtgttcactccgaccctgttcctggagagatggaggtgttcactccgaccctgttcctggagagatggaggtgttcactccgaccctgttcctggagagatggaggtgttcactccgaccctgttcctggagagatggag gtgttcactccgaccctgttcctggagagataccctcctggaggtgttcactccgaccctgttcctggagagataccctcctggaggtgttcactccgaccctgttcctggagagatggaggtgttcactccgaccctgttcctggagagataccctcctggag GTGTTCACTCCGACCCTAA
- the LOC127932621 gene encoding uncharacterized protein LOC127932621 isoform X7, whose product MPSWRCSLRPCSWRDALLEVFTPTLFLERCPPGGVHSDPVPGEMPSWRCSLRPCSWRDALLEVYTPTLFLERCPPGGVHSDPVPGEMPSWRCTLRPCSWRDALLEVYTPTLFLERCPPGGVHSDPVPGEMPSWRCTLRPCSWRDGGVHSDPVPGEMEVFTPTLFLERWRCSLRPCSWRDGGVHSDPVPGEMEVFTPTLFLERWRCSLRPCSWRDGGVHSDPVPGEMEVFTPTLFLERWRCSLRPCSWRDGGVHSDPVPGEMEVFTPTLFLERWRCSLRPCSWRDGGVHSDPVPGEMEVFTPTLFLERWRCSLRPCSWRDGGVHSDPVPGEMEVFTPTLFLERWRCSLRPCSWRDGGVHSDPVPGEMEVFTPTLFLERWRCSLRPCSWRDGGVHSDPVPGEIPSWRCSLRPCSWRDTLLEVFTPTLFLERYPPGGVHSDPVPGEIPSWRCSLRP is encoded by the exons atgccctcctggaggtgttcactccgaccctgttcctggagagatgccctcctggaggtgttcactccgaccctgttcctggagagatgccctcctggaggtgttcactccgaccctgttcctggagagatgccctcctggaggtgttcactccgaccctgttcctggagagatgcccTCCTGGAGGTGTacactccgaccctgttcctggagagatgcccTCCTGGAG GTGTacactccgaccctgttcctggagagatgcccTCCTGGAG GTGTacactccgaccctgttcctggagagatgcccTCCTGGAGGTGTacactccgaccctgttcctggagagatgcccTCCTGGAG GTGTacactccgaccctgttcctggagagatgcccTCCTGGAGGTGTacactccgaccctgttcctggagagatggaggtgttcactccgaccctgttcctggagagatggaggtgttcactccgaccctgttcctggagagatggaggtgttcactccgaccctgttcctggagagatggaggtgttcactccgaccctgttcctggagagatggag gtgttcactccgaccctgttcctggagagatggaggtgttcactccgaccctgttcctggagagatggaggtgttcactccgaccctgttcctggagagatggag gtgttcactccgaccctgttcctggagagatggaggtgttcactccgaccctgttcctggagagatggaggtgttcactccgaccctgttcctggagagatggag gtgttcactccgaccctgttcctggagagatggaggtgttcactccgaccctgttcctggagagatggaggtgttcactccgaccctgttcctggagagatggaggtgttcactccgaccctgttcctggagagatggaggtgttcactccgaccctgttcctggagagatggag gtgttcactccgaccctgttcctggagagatggaggtgttcactccgaccctgttcctggagagatggag gtgttcactccgaccctgttcctggagagatggaggtgttcactccgaccctgttcctggagagatggaggtgttcactccgaccctgttcctggagagatggaggtgttcactccgaccctgttcctggagagatggag gtgttcactccgaccctgttcctggagagataccctcctggaggtgttcactccgaccctgttcctggagagataccctcctggag gtgttcactccgaccctgttcctggagagataccctcctggaggtgttcactccgaccctgttcctggagagataccctcctggagGTGTTCACTCCGACCCTAA
- the LOC127932621 gene encoding uncharacterized protein LOC127932621 isoform X1, which yields MPSWRCSLRPCSWRDALLEVFTPTLFLERCPPGGVHSDPVPGEMPSWRCSLRPCSWRDALLEVYTPTLFLERCPPGGVHSDPVPGEMPSWRCTLRPCSWRDALLEVYTPTLFLERCPPGGVHSDPVPGEMPSWRCTLRPCSWRDGGVHSDPVPGEMEVFTPTLFLERWRCSLRPCSWRDGGVHSDPVPGEMEVFTPTLFLERWRCSLRPCSWRDGGVHSDPVPGEMEVFTPTLFLERWRCSLRPCSWRDGGVHSDPVPGEMEVFTPTLFLERWRCSLRPCSWRDGGVHSDPVPGEMEVFTPTLFLERWRCSLRPCSWRDGGVHSDPVPGEMEVFTPTLFLERWRCSLRPCSWRDGGVHSDPVPGEMEVFTPTLFLERWRCSLRPCSWRDGGVHSDPVPGEMEVFTPTLFLERYPPGGVHSDPVPGEIPSWRCSLRPCSWRDTLLEVFTPTLFLERYPPGGVHSDPVPGEIPSWRCSLRP from the exons atgccctcctggaggtgttcactccgaccctgttcctggagagatgccctcctggaggtgttcactccgaccctgttcctggagagatgccctcctggaggtgttcactccgaccctgttcctggagagatgccctcctggaggtgttcactccgaccctgttcctggagagatgcccTCCTGGAGGTGTacactccgaccctgttcctggagagatgcccTCCTGGAG GTGTacactccgaccctgttcctggagagatgcccTCCTGGAG GTGTacactccgaccctgttcctggagagatgcccTCCTGGAGGTGTacactccgaccctgttcctggagagatgcccTCCTGGAG GTGTacactccgaccctgttcctggagagatgcccTCCTGGAGGTGTacactccgaccctgttcctggagagatggaggtgttcactccgaccctgttcctggagagatggaggtgttcactccgaccctgttcctggagagatggaggtgttcactccgaccctgttcctggagagatggaggtgttcactccgaccctgttcctggagagatggag gtgttcactccgaccctgttcctggagagatggaggtgttcactccgaccctgttcctggagagatggaggtgttcactccgaccctgttcctggagagatggag gtgttcactccgaccctgttcctggagagatggaggtgttcactccgaccctgttcctggagagatggaggtgttcactccgaccctgttcctggagagatggag gtgttcactccgaccctgttcctggagagatggaggtgttcactccgaccctgttcctggagagatggaggtgttcactccgaccctgttcctggagagatggaggtgttcactccgaccctgttcctggagagatggaggtgttcactccgaccctgttcctggagagatggag GTgttcactccgaccctgttcctggagagatggaggtgttcactccgaccctgttcctggagagatggaggtgttcactccgaccctgttcctggagagatggag gtgttcactccgaccctgttcctggagagatggaggtgttcactccgaccctgttcctggagagatggaggtgttcactccgaccctgttcctggagagatggaggtgttcactccgaccctgttcctggagagatggag gtgttcactccgaccctgttcctggagagataccctcctggaggtgttcactccgaccctgttcctggagagataccctcctggag gtgttcactccgaccctgttcctggagagataccctcctggaggtgttcactccgaccctgttcctggagagataccctcctggaggtgttcactccgaccctgttcctggagagataccctcctggagGTGTTCACTCCGACCCTAA
- the LOC127932621 gene encoding uncharacterized protein LOC127932621 isoform X3 yields the protein MPSWRCSLRPCSWRDALLEVFTPTLFLERCPPGGVHSDPVPGEMPSWRCSLRPCSWRDALLEVYTPTLFLERCPPGGVHSDPVPGEMPSWRCTLRPCSWRDALLEVYTPTLFLERCPPGGVHSDPVPGEMPSWRCTLRPCSWRDGGVHSDPVPGEMEVFTPTLFLERWRCSLRPCSWRDGGVHSDPVPGEMEVFTPTLFLERWRCSLRPCSWRDGGVHSDPVPGEMEVFTPTLFLERWRCSLRPCSWRDGGVHSDPVPGEMEVFTPTLFLERWRCSLRPCSWRDGGVHSDPVPGEMEVFTPTLFLERWRCSLRPCSWRDGGVHSDPVPGEMEVFTPTLFLERWRCSLRPCSWRDGGVHSDPVPGEMEVFTPTLFLERWRCSLRPCSWRDGGVHSDPVPGEIPSWRCSLRPCSWRDTLLEVFTPTLFLERWRCSLRPCSWRDTLLEVFTPTLFLERYPPGGVHSDPVPGEIPSWRCSLRP from the exons atgccctcctggaggtgttcactccgaccctgttcctggagagatgccctcctggaggtgttcactccgaccctgttcctggagagatgccctcctggaggtgttcactccgaccctgttcctggagagatgccctcctggaggtgttcactccgaccctgttcctggagagatgcccTCCTGGAGGTGTacactccgaccctgttcctggagagatgcccTCCTGGAG GTGTacactccgaccctgttcctggagagatgcccTCCTGGAG GTGTacactccgaccctgttcctggagagatgcccTCCTGGAGGTGTacactccgaccctgttcctggagagatgcccTCCTGGAG GTGTacactccgaccctgttcctggagagatgcccTCCTGGAGGTGTacactccgaccctgttcctggagagatggaggtgttcactccgaccctgttcctggagagatggaggtgttcactccgaccctgttcctggagagatggaggtgttcactccgaccctgttcctggagagatggaggtgttcactccgaccctgttcctggagagatggag gtgttcactccgaccctgttcctggagagatggaggtgttcactccgaccctgttcctggagagatggaggtgttcactccgaccctgttcctggagagatggag gtgttcactccgaccctgttcctggagagatggaggtgttcactccgaccctgttcctggagagatggaggtgttcactccgaccctgttcctggagagatggag gtgttcactccgaccctgttcctggagagatggaggtgttcactccgaccctgttcctggagagatggaggtgttcactccgaccctgttcctggagagatggaggtgttcactccgaccctgttcctggagagatggaggtgttcactccgaccctgttcctggagagatggag GTgttcactccgaccctgttcctggagagatggaggtgttcactccgaccctgttcctggagagatggaggtgttcactccgaccctgttcctggagagatggag gtgttcactccgaccctgttcctggagagatggaggtgttcactccgaccctgttcctggagagatggaggtgttcactccgaccctgttcctggagagatggag gtgttcactccgaccctgttcctggagagataccctcctggaggtgttcactccgaccctgttcctggagagataccctcctggaggtgttcactccgaccctgttcctggagagatggaggtgttcactccgaccctgttcctggagagataccctcctggaggtgttcactccgaccctgttcctggagagataccctcctggaggtgttcactccgaccctgttcctggagagataccctcctggagGTGTTCACTCCGACCCTAA
- the LOC127932621 gene encoding uncharacterized protein LOC127932621 isoform X24 codes for MPSWRCSLRPCSWRDALLEVFTPTLFLERCPPGGVHSDPVPGEMPSWRCSLRPCSWRDALLEVYTPTLFLERCPPGGVHSDPVPGEMPSWRCTLRPCSWRDALLEVYTPTLFLERCPPGGVHSDPVPGEMPSWRCTLRPCSWRDGGVHSDPVPGEMEVFTPTLFLERWRCSLRPCSWRDGGVHSDPVPGEMEVFTPTLFLERYPPGGVHSDPVPGEIPSWRCSLRPCSWRDGGVHSDPVPGEIPSWRCSLRPCSWRDALLEVFTPTLFLERCPPGGVHSDPVPGEIPSWRCSLRPCSWRDTLLEVFTPTLFLERYPPGGVHSDPVPGEIPSWRCSLRP; via the exons atgccctcctggaggtgttcactccgaccctgttcctggagagatgccctcctggaggtgttcactccgaccctgttcctggagagatgccctcctggaggtgttcactccgaccctgttcctggagagatgccctcctggaggtgttcactccgaccctgttcctggagagatgcccTCCTGGAGGTGTacactccgaccctgttcctggagagatgcccTCCTGGAG GTGTacactccgaccctgttcctggagagatgcccTCCTGGAG GTGTacactccgaccctgttcctggagagatgcccTCCTGGAGGTGTacactccgaccctgttcctggagagatgcccTCCTGGAG GTGTacactccgaccctgttcctggagagatgcccTCCTGGAGGTGTacactccgaccctgttcctggagagatggaggtgttcactccgaccctgttcctggagagatggaggtgttcactccgaccctgttcctggagagatggaggtgttcactccgaccctgttcctggagagatggaggtgttcactccgaccctgttcctggagagatggaggtgttcactccgaccctgttcctggagagataccctcctggaggtgttcactccgaccctgttcctggagagataccctcctggaggtgttcactccgaccctgttcctggagagatggaggtgttcactccgaccctgttcctggagagataccctcctggag gtgttcactccgaccctgttcctggagagatgccctcctggaggtgttcactccgaccctgttcctggagagatgcccTCCTGGAG gtgttcactccgaccctgttcctggagagataccctcctggag gtgttcactccgaccctgttcctggagagataccctcctggaggtgttcactccgaccctgttcctggagagataccctcctggaggtgttcactccgaccctgttcctggagagataccctcctggagGTGTTCACTCCGACCCTAA
- the LOC127932621 gene encoding uncharacterized protein LOC127932621 isoform X27, giving the protein MPSWRCSLRPCSWRDALLEVFTPTLFLERCPPGGVHSDPVPGEMPSWRCSLRPCSWRDALLEVYTPTLFLERCPPGGVHSDPVPGEMPSWRCTLRPCSWRDALLEVYTPTLFLERCPPGGVHSDPVPGEMPSWRCTLRPCSWRDGGVHSDPVPGEMEVFTPTLFLERWRCSLRPCSWRDGGVHSDPVPGEMEVFTPTLFLERYPPGGVHSDPVPGEIPSWRCSLRPCSWRDTLLEVFTPTLFLERWRCSLRPCSWRDTLLEVFTPTLFLERWRCSLRPCSWRDTLLEVFTPTLFLERYPPGGVHSDPVPGEIPSWRCSLRP; this is encoded by the exons atgccctcctggaggtgttcactccgaccctgttcctggagagatgccctcctggaggtgttcactccgaccctgttcctggagagatgccctcctggaggtgttcactccgaccctgttcctggagagatgccctcctggaggtgttcactccgaccctgttcctggagagatgcccTCCTGGAGGTGTacactccgaccctgttcctggagagatgcccTCCTGGAG GTGTacactccgaccctgttcctggagagatgcccTCCTGGAG GTGTacactccgaccctgttcctggagagatgcccTCCTGGAGGTGTacactccgaccctgttcctggagagatgcccTCCTGGAG GTGTacactccgaccctgttcctggagagatgcccTCCTGGAGGTGTacactccgaccctgttcctggagagatggaggtgttcactccgaccctgttcctggagagatggaggtgttcactccgaccctgttcctggagagatggaggtgttcactccgaccctgttcctggagagatggaggtgttcactccgaccctgttcctggagagatggaggtgttcactccgaccctgttcctggagagataccctcctggaggtgttcactccgaccctgttcctggagagataccctcctggag gtgttcactccgaccctgttcctggagagataccctcctggaggtgttcactccgaccctgttcctggagagatggag gtgttcactccgaccctgttcctggagagataccctcctggaggtgttcactccgaccctgttcctggagagatggaggtgttcactccgaccctgttcctggagagataccctcctggaggtgttcactccgaccctgttcctggagagataccctcctggaggtgttcactccgaccctgttcctggagagataccctcctggagGTGTTCACTCCGACCCTAA
- the LOC127932621 gene encoding uncharacterized protein LOC127932621 isoform X28, with the protein MPSWRCSLRPCSWRDALLEVFTPTLFLERCPPGGVHSDPVPGEMPSWRCSLRPCSWRDALLEVYTPTLFLERCPPGGVHSDPVPGEMPSWRCTLRPCSWRDALLEVYTPTLFLERCPPGGVHSDPVPGEMPSWRCTLRPCSWRDGGVHSDPVPGEMEVFTPTLFLERWRCSLRPCSWRDGGVHSDPVPGEMEVFTPTLFLERYPPGGVHSDPVPGEIPSWRCSLRPCSWRDGGVHSDPVPGEIPSWRCSLRPCSWRDTLLEVFTPTLFLERWRCSLRPCSWRDTLLEVFTPTLFLERYPPGGVHSDPVPGEIPSWRCSLRP; encoded by the exons atgccctcctggaggtgttcactccgaccctgttcctggagagatgccctcctggaggtgttcactccgaccctgttcctggagagatgccctcctggaggtgttcactccgaccctgttcctggagagatgccctcctggaggtgttcactccgaccctgttcctggagagatgcccTCCTGGAGGTGTacactccgaccctgttcctggagagatgcccTCCTGGAG GTGTacactccgaccctgttcctggagagatgcccTCCTGGAG GTGTacactccgaccctgttcctggagagatgcccTCCTGGAGGTGTacactccgaccctgttcctggagagatgcccTCCTGGAG GTGTacactccgaccctgttcctggagagatgcccTCCTGGAGGTGTacactccgaccctgttcctggagagatggaggtgttcactccgaccctgttcctggagagatggaggtgttcactccgaccctgttcctggagagatggaggtgttcactccgaccctgttcctggagagatggaggtgttcactccgaccctgttcctggagagatggaggtgttcactccgaccctgttcctggagagataccctcctggaggtgttcactccgaccctgttcctggagagataccctcctggaggtgttcactccgaccctgttcctggagagatggaggtgttcactccgaccctgttcctggagagataccctcctggag gtgttcactccgaccctgttcctggagagataccctcctggaggtgttcactccgaccctgttcctggagagatggaggtgttcactccgaccctgttcctggagagataccctcctggaggtgttcactccgaccctgttcctggagagataccctcctggaggtgttcactccgaccctgttcctggagagataccctcctggagGTGTTCACTCCGACCCTAA
- the LOC127932621 gene encoding uncharacterized protein LOC127932621 isoform X19: MPSWRCSLRPCSWRDALLEVFTPTLFLERCPPGGVHSDPVPGEMPSWRCSLRPCSWRDALLEVYTPTLFLERCPPGGVHSDPVPGEMPSWRCTLRPCSWRDALLEVYTPTLFLERCPPGGVHSDPVPGEMPSWRCTLRPCSWRDGGVHSDPVPGEMEVFTPTLFLERWRCSLRPCSWRDGGVHSDPVPGEMEVFTPTLFLERWRCSLRPCSWRDGGVHSDPVPGEMEVFTPTLFLERWRCSLRPCSWRDGGVHSDPVPGEMEVFTPTLFLERWRCSLRPCSWRDGGVHSDPVPGEIPSWRCSLRPCSWRDTLLEVFTPTLFLERWRCSLRPCSWRDTLLEVFTPTLFLERYPPGGVHSDPVPGEIPSWRCSLRP; this comes from the exons atgccctcctggaggtgttcactccgaccctgttcctggagagatgccctcctggaggtgttcactccgaccctgttcctggagagatgccctcctggaggtgttcactccgaccctgttcctggagagatgccctcctggaggtgttcactccgaccctgttcctggagagatgcccTCCTGGAGGTGTacactccgaccctgttcctggagagatgcccTCCTGGAG GTGTacactccgaccctgttcctggagagatgcccTCCTGGAG GTGTacactccgaccctgttcctggagagatgcccTCCTGGAGGTGTacactccgaccctgttcctggagagatgcccTCCTGGAG GTGTacactccgaccctgttcctggagagatgcccTCCTGGAGGTGTacactccgaccctgttcctggagagatggaggtgttcactccgaccctgttcctggagagatggaggtgttcactccgaccctgttcctggagagatggaggtgttcactccgaccctgttcctggagagatggaggtgttcactccgaccctgttcctggagagatggag gtgttcactccgaccctgttcctggagagatggaggtgttcactccgaccctgttcctggagagatggaggtgttcactccgaccctgttcctggagagatggag gtgttcactccgaccctgttcctggagagatggaggtgttcactccgaccctgttcctggagagatggaggtgttcactccgaccctgttcctggagagatggag gtgttcactccgaccctgttcctggagagatggaggtgttcactccgaccctgttcctggagagatggag gtgttcactccgaccctgttcctggagagataccctcctggaggtgttcactccgaccctgttcctggagagataccctcctggaggtgttcactccgaccctgttcctggagagatggaggtgttcactccgaccctgttcctggagagataccctcctggaggtgttcactccgaccctgttcctggagagataccctcctggaggtgttcactccgaccctgttcctggagagataccctcctggagGTGTTCACTCCGACCCTAA